One Streptomyces sp. R28 DNA window includes the following coding sequences:
- the lepA gene encoding translation elongation factor 4, with amino-acid sequence MPATPNNVPEPSRTDPALIRNFCIIAHIDHGKSTLADRMLQLTGVVEQRQMRAQYLDRMDIERERGITIKSQAVRLPWAPTHEPGNTHILNMIDTPGHVDFTYEVSRSLAACEGTVLLVDAAQGIEAQTLANLYLAMENDLTIIPVLNKIDLPAAQPEKFAEELANLVGCEPGDVLRVSAKTGVGVDALLDRVVKEVPAPVGVKDAPARAMIFDSVYDSYRGVVTYVRVIDGQLNKRERIKMMSTGATHELLEIGTNSPEMLGADGLGVGEVGYLITGVKDVRQSKVGDTVTSQHKGATDALGGYKDPKPMVFSGLYPLDGSDYPELREALDKLQLNDAALVYEPETSAALGFGFRVGFLGLLHLDVIRERLEREFGLDLIATAPNVVYRVVMEDGTEHTVTNPSEFPEGKINEVYEPVVRATILAPTEFIGSIMELCQTRRGTLLGMDYLSEDRVEIRYTLPLAEIVFDFFDQLKSKTRGYASLDYEPTGEQTSSLVKVDILLHGDKVDAFSAITHKDAAYAYGVRLVAKLRELIPRQAFEVPIQAAIGSRVIARETIRAIRKDVLAKCYGGDISRKRKLLEKQKEGKKRMKMVGSVEVPQEAFIAVLSSDDSAGSGKGKK; translated from the coding sequence GTGCCCGCGACCCCTAACAATGTGCCCGAGCCGAGCCGTACCGACCCGGCTCTGATCCGCAATTTCTGCATCATCGCGCACATCGACCACGGCAAGTCCACACTCGCCGACCGGATGCTCCAGCTGACCGGTGTGGTCGAGCAGCGGCAGATGCGTGCTCAGTACCTCGACCGGATGGACATCGAGCGCGAGCGCGGCATCACGATCAAGTCCCAGGCGGTGCGGCTGCCGTGGGCTCCCACCCACGAACCCGGCAACACGCACATCCTCAACATGATCGACACCCCGGGGCACGTCGACTTCACCTACGAGGTCTCTCGGTCGCTCGCCGCCTGCGAGGGGACCGTCCTCCTCGTCGACGCCGCCCAGGGCATCGAGGCCCAGACCCTCGCCAACCTCTACCTGGCGATGGAGAACGACCTCACGATCATCCCGGTGCTGAACAAGATCGACCTGCCGGCCGCGCAGCCCGAGAAGTTCGCCGAGGAACTCGCCAACCTGGTCGGGTGCGAGCCCGGCGACGTCCTCCGGGTCTCCGCCAAGACCGGTGTCGGTGTCGACGCCCTGCTCGACAGGGTGGTAAAGGAGGTTCCCGCGCCGGTCGGCGTCAAGGACGCCCCCGCCCGCGCGATGATCTTCGACTCGGTCTACGACTCCTACCGGGGCGTGGTCACGTACGTCCGTGTCATCGACGGCCAGCTCAACAAGCGCGAGCGCATCAAGATGATGTCGACGGGCGCCACGCACGAGCTGCTGGAGATCGGCACGAACTCGCCCGAGATGCTGGGCGCCGACGGCCTCGGCGTCGGTGAGGTGGGCTACCTCATCACCGGTGTGAAGGACGTCCGCCAGTCCAAGGTCGGTGACACCGTCACCAGCCAGCACAAGGGCGCGACGGACGCCCTCGGCGGGTACAAGGACCCGAAGCCGATGGTCTTCTCCGGCCTGTATCCGCTGGACGGCTCCGACTACCCCGAGCTGCGCGAGGCCCTCGACAAGCTCCAGCTCAACGACGCCGCGCTGGTCTACGAGCCGGAGACCTCCGCCGCGCTCGGCTTCGGCTTCCGCGTCGGCTTCCTCGGCCTGCTGCACCTCGACGTGATCCGCGAGCGCCTGGAGCGCGAGTTCGGCCTCGATCTCATCGCGACCGCGCCGAACGTGGTCTACCGCGTCGTGATGGAGGACGGTACCGAGCACACCGTCACCAACCCGAGTGAATTCCCCGAGGGCAAGATCAACGAGGTGTACGAGCCCGTCGTACGCGCCACGATCCTCGCGCCGACCGAGTTCATCGGCTCGATCATGGAGCTGTGCCAGACCCGGCGCGGCACCCTGCTCGGCATGGACTACCTGTCCGAGGACCGGGTCGAGATCCGCTACACCCTCCCGCTCGCCGAGATCGTCTTCGACTTCTTCGACCAGCTGAAGTCGAAGACGCGTGGGTACGCGTCGCTGGACTACGAGCCCACCGGCGAGCAGACCTCCAGCCTGGTCAAGGTCGACATCCTGCTGCACGGCGACAAGGTGGACGCCTTCTCGGCGATCACGCACAAGGACGCGGCGTACGCGTACGGTGTGCGGCTCGTCGCCAAGCTGCGCGAGCTCATCCCGCGGCAGGCCTTCGAGGTGCCCATCCAGGCCGCCATCGGCTCCCGGGTCATCGCCCGCGAGACCATCCGCGCCATCCGCAAGGACGTCCTCGCCAAGTGCTACGGCGGCGACATCTCCCGTAAGCGCAAGCTGCTGGAGAAGCAGAAGGAAGGCAAGAAGCGGATGAAGATGGTGGGTTCCGTGGAGGTTCCGCAGGAGGCCTTCATCGCCGTACTGAGCAGCGATGACAGCGCGGGGTCGGGCAAGGGCAAGAAGTAA
- the rpsT gene encoding 30S ribosomal protein S20, with translation MANIKSQIKRIKTNEKARLRNKAVKSSLKTAIRKAREAAAAGDLEKATEYQRAAARQLDKAVSKGVIHKNQAANKKSALATKVAALKG, from the coding sequence GTGGCGAACATCAAGTCCCAGATCAAGCGGATCAAGACCAACGAGAAGGCTCGGCTGCGCAACAAGGCCGTCAAGTCCTCCCTGAAGACCGCGATCCGCAAGGCCCGTGAGGCTGCTGCCGCGGGTGACCTCGAGAAGGCCACCGAGTACCAGCGCGCTGCCGCGCGTCAGCTCGACAAGGCCGTCTCCAAGGGCGTCATCCACAAGAACCAGGCTGCCAACAAGAAGTCGGCGCTGGCCACGAAGGTCGCGGCGCTCAAGGGCTGA
- a CDS encoding nuclear transport factor 2 family protein, whose product MAEHPHAQLVRQGYEAFQRGDMDTLRGMMTGDCTHHVPGSSPLSGDYKGIDNIIDGYYTRLATETDGSFRVELRNIFVDGRGHAMSVHHFTADRGGKHIDEMGGIVFRIVGDKMTDLDECVADMEQTDDFWS is encoded by the coding sequence ATGGCTGAACACCCGCACGCCCAGCTCGTCCGTCAGGGCTACGAGGCCTTCCAGCGCGGAGACATGGATACCCTGCGCGGGATGATGACCGGGGACTGTACGCACCACGTGCCCGGCTCCAGCCCGCTCTCCGGGGACTACAAGGGGATCGACAACATCATCGACGGGTACTACACGCGGCTCGCGACGGAGACGGACGGGTCGTTCCGCGTCGAGTTGCGCAACATCTTCGTCGACGGCCGCGGACACGCGATGTCCGTGCACCACTTCACCGCGGACCGGGGCGGCAAGCACATCGACGAGATGGGGGGCATCGTCTTCCGGATCGTCGGCGACAAGATGACCGACCTCGACGAGTGCGTCGCGGACATGGAGCAGACCGACGACTTCTGGTCGTGA
- a CDS encoding nuclear transport factor 2 family protein: protein MAEHPHAALVRKGYEAFSRGDMDTLRTLLTGDATHHFPGDHPLAGDYKGQDACVELYQRLFEETGGTLNIELRHLLVDGRGHVVSVHHSTAERRGKRVELDGGIVFRIVGDKASDLDECVDDLDKFNDFYS, encoded by the coding sequence ATGGCTGAACACCCGCACGCAGCACTCGTCCGCAAGGGCTACGAGGCCTTCTCGCGCGGTGACATGGACACCCTGCGCACCCTGCTGACGGGGGACGCAACGCACCACTTCCCGGGCGATCACCCGCTGGCGGGCGACTACAAGGGCCAGGACGCGTGTGTCGAGCTCTACCAGCGGCTCTTCGAAGAGACGGGCGGGACGTTGAACATCGAGCTGCGTCACCTCCTCGTCGACGGGCGTGGCCACGTGGTGTCCGTGCACCACTCCACGGCAGAGCGTCGGGGCAAGCGCGTGGAGCTGGACGGAGGCATCGTCTTCCGGATCGTCGGCGACAAGGCCAGCGACCTCGACGAGTGCGTCGACGACCTCGACAAGTTCAACGACTTCTACTCGTGA